The nucleotide sequence TAGGTGTGTCCCTAGCCTGCATGGTATCTCAATAGGGCGTGTCCCTAGCCTGCATGGTATCTCAATAGGTGTGTCCCTAGCCTGCATGGTATCTCAATAGGGCGTGTCCCTAGCCTGCATGGTATCTCAATAGGGCGTGTCCCTAGCCTGCATGGTATCTCAATAGGGCGTGTCCTTAGCCTGCATGGTATCTCAATAGGGCGTGTCCCTAGCCTGCATGGCATCTCAATAGGGCGTGTCCCTAGCCCTGCATGGCATCTCAATAGGGCGTGTCCCTAGCCCTGCATGGTATCTCAATAGGGCGTATCCCTAGCCTGCATGGTATCTCAATAGGGCGTATCCCTAGCCTGCATGGTATCTCAATAGGCGTATCCCTAGCCTGCATGGTATCTCAATAGGGCGTATCCCTAGCCTGCATGGTATCTCAATAGGGCGTATCCCTAGCCTGCATGGTATCTCAATAGGGCGTATCCCTAGCCTGCATGGTATCTCAATAGGGCGTATCCCTAGCCTGCATGGTATCTCAATAGGGCGTATCCCTAGCCTGCATGGTATCTCAATAGGGCGTATCCCTAGCCTGCATGGTATCTCAATAGGGCGTATCCCTAGCCTGCATGGTATCTCAATAGGGCGTATCCCTAGCCTGCATGGTATCTCAATAGGGCGTATCCCTAGCCTGCATGGTATCTCAATAGGGCGTGTCCCTAGCCTGCATGGTATCTCAATAGGGCGTATCCCTAGCCTGCATGGTATCTCAATAGGTGTGTCCCTAGCCTGCATGGTATCTCAATAGGGCGTGTCCCTAGCCTGCATGGTATCTCAATATGGCATGTCCCTAGCCTGCATGGTATCTCAATATGGCATGTCCCTAGCCTGCATGGTATCTCAATATGGCATTTCCCTAGCCTCAATATCTTAATAGGTATTTTGGGGGCCCTAATTGGGGGAGAGAAAAATTACATTTtagagttaatttcctgcaattctacacattctgcCATGCAGGGGAGAGGCTTATGCCTGGCCCTGAATGTCCATActgtatctgtctctcctctctcctacacacacacacacactctccctctcacacactctctcgaTGTGCCTCAGTGCCTTACTGAGTGAGCCATTCGTTCACAGCACATGAGCTCCACTCTAAGCTGCTCTACCTGCTGAGTGCCCACACATTGGATTAAGGCCGCTGCCTGTCTGGCTGGGACTCTCACTCACGTACCTACTGTAAAGGGTGTGTCAAGGACGGGCTGCATACACATCTGCGTCAGTCAAATCACCCAACCATTACTAGGACTGCAACAACAAGGCAGGGCCTCGTGGTCAGCCAGTCTTTCTAACATTGTTCTGGGCTACAACAGTCATCAAAATGGCCAATTTGTGAGGAAAGTTGCGAAAAGCACAGTAATTATAAACTCACATCTCTGAATTTGTTCCAATATCTGTCCTTGTCGTATTGAGACACGGTGCTGAGCCATTTGTCGTTGTCCAACGCGTGGCCAATGTTTTTGTTACCAACCACGGTTCCCCCGCGCCTGCCCTCTGCGCGCAGCAAGAGAGCCGCGAAAGGCAGCAGACAGAAAAGCATCGTCTGAAaaaaagagagatggggaaagagaaaatgagagagaaagtgaCATTGAGAACAAGAGATATTAAGACAGCAAGGGAGGTAAATGAGCCTGCTGCCTTGATGCGCATGATGTGGACTAGGAATAATTGTTCATACAAGTACGCGCCAACATGTAGGTTAATTCACCTGCACTTTGTCATGgattgaaaatgtatttaatgaTGCAGACATGTCAGCATCAAAATGGACAAGGACAAGATGTTATTCAATCTATTAGGTTGGATTAATTTGATTGAGTAAATACTGGAGATTGCCTTTTATGAAATTGCTGCTCCTCCTAAGCTGATTATAAACATTTGGAGACATATCGCATTTGCACACCGTGGCAGATGGAGCACGGGAAACCGATTAGCTCGTGAGGCTCTCAGACGGTATAAACAGGCAATTACCGTCTACTTGGAGCGCGcgcctctctcatctccttttACCAAAGCGGGAGTGAACCACAAATACGTAGACTACAtaactctctcccttcctttatCATATACATACAAATCTGTCTTCACCGGTCCTAGCTCACAAACGCACCCCGTTCTTCCATCCACCTACCTCAATTAGCTTGTGTCCAGCTCCTGGGAAAAGAGGTATAGGGTGGGACGTTTCTGCTGCTGTCAGTTAGACGGTTTTTTTTCGGTCAGACTGTAGAGTAGCCTAATTATCCACGGGACCTCCGGTAGCTCTGAACTCCGCTGTAATACTGACAGCGACCAGGAGCAGCAGGAACAAGCCTCGTCAGaactgtctctctcccaccctcggTAACTTCCGCTCAGACTCCGCCTCTCTGAtagcggtctctctctctctctttcccaatcGCTTCCCCGCTCACTCCTTTAccttcctctatacctccctctccatgtctccctcccttcttccctctctctttctagtgCAGAGAGCTGGTGTGTCATTGATTTACAACGGGGGGAATGGTGCATTCACACGGGAATAAGCGAATGTTTGTTGTTTCAAGGCGAAATGTCCAGGTGATACCACGCCAATAAGACGATTATTTTTGTACTTTCATGATTGATATAGTCCTACACACTTTTTCTTTATAGTTATTATCCCGGGAGAACTTTTATGGTCATCAAAATGCAAGCCGAGTAAAGCTTAGGCAGTCTCTTTAGAATGCACGTTTGAGTATAGTCCTATAGCGTATGGCAGTGTTAGATCATACTAAACGTTAAGGCTTCTGTAGAATTGAGCAATGTGAAAATGTCTGTCACTTACAATAATGTTTATTATCTGCTATAGGCCTATTTCATATAGCCTCGAGTAGTCTCCCATTTTAATATGGCCTGTGCGCGTCGCCTTCTGACCCGCTGCAGAGCAGACTGGCGAGCGCTGTTCTTTCAGCACAGCTTTCCTTTCAGAAACACGCGCCGTGCACGATGTCactgggagcagagaggaggaactCGACTGGGGGAAAATAAAACGTTAAAGCCTACACCCCACAAATTCAAATCTAGACCTCCCGTTCCACTGCTCGTTTTCCTTCTTGATTTAGACATGGGACACCAAGTGAGTgaaattaattatcaggtagaacagaaaaccagtcgGGTCTGTCATAGCAGCCAAAGAAAAATGGGTCCGAAAGAAAGCGTTTCTCTTTCACGCCTACGTGGCCTGCGGTGTAAGTGACACGGTCTTTCTaatcttttttatttaacctttatttaactaggcaagtcagttaagaacttaaGAACATTCATATTTACAACGATAACCTACTCCAGCCAAACACAAACGACGCTGGAggaattgtgcgccgccctatgggactcccaatcacggccggatgtgatacagcctggtttcgaaccaggtactgtacGCCATATTGAGATACCATGCAGGCTAGGGAGACGTCAGAAGTGATCTAGGGATAACAACTATAGATAAAGTGTGTAGGACTATATCTATCATGAAAGTACCAAATAATCCATCACCAAATATCCTTATTGTTGTCCGTAGTATCACCTGGAAATGTCGCCTTGAAACACGCCTCTTGCACTGTGCCTTAAACCGCTGCTCCACCCCGTAGTCAAAATAAGCGGGGATCATCTCTCCCAACCCCGTCCCCCacatcctctctcatctctcctggcTCTGGGACCAGGCAAGGCCGACATATCTGCACTCTGAGTGGATACGGAGTTCCGGCTGTCACTCCCGGGGGCTATTTTCATCTGGTGCGCAGTGTGACTGATGATACATGCGACGGCAGCGCCACTGCTGCGATGAGCAGCAACCAGCCTGATTTGGAAGTGTAAAAAAAAAGTGGTGCTTTTTTGCATTGCTCTGATTTCTATAGGTCTTGTTTTTACATTTGTCGTTATGCCAAATGTTTATCAAAGCCATGGGCACATAGCCTTATTGAAGAATTGCAAGATAATTCTCACTTAAAATTACACAAAATAATTTCGTTTTGGTATGATTAAACGCGTCAATCTAGTCTAGCAATGTCGTTTATACTCGGTCGTTGGCCCCCAGAGGCCTACGTGAACCCACCTAATTACCAATATTCTAAATAAATGAGAAACGACTTACGGAGGCAATGGCTTCGCGCCTGCTAACGGCTGATACATGTAATTGGAACTTTTAGATGTGCGCTCAGGTGAGGAGAAACAATATTTCACATTACTCACGAGAATAAATCCCGTTGGGCTAGaattgtttttaattttttttttatctgaatGTTCATATAACATCAACCCAACTCCTGGCTTTCCATCTCACTCTATTTAATGTCGTTGCTGGTTGATTTCATTCTAAAATTGACGTATAATTAATTAGGCCTACTGACGCAATAATGAGGGGTGGAGAACGTGACTTGAacctataaaaaaaaaaacactgtttGTGACGTCAGTGCCATCTAGCGATGGACCTTTAACTTATTGGAacaatatacattttttatttatttatcatttaactaggcaagtcagtgaacaAATAATGATACATTATAACATACAGGTCATTCTAACAAAGGTTTTAATTCAGATCAATTGGTTTTTCCCGAAACATATTGGTTAAGTCCTCAGGTAAAAAAAAGTTTTTGGAAACGTTTAATAATCATCTCCAAATAATATAATCATACATTCTCATTTTTCCCTTGTAGGTTTATGTACAATGCATATATGTGGTTAACAGTGGACTTCAACCCGcaacacagtagagtagaggaacACAGTAGAGGAACACAGGCTTGCATAAGGCACTATCTGGGGAGAAGAAAGGCCAATAGAGAAGAGAGAATGTCTGTGACAGTCCACACAGTCACATAGTTTGTATGAATGCTCAGCGTTCCTTTAGACAATACTGGAGTCTTCCCAATGCTAGGGTCCCTCTGGTCTCCAGGTTGTTGGGACAGGCTTTGGGTAAAGGCTGCTGGTGTAGGGCAATGGCAGTAGGATCAAATTGCCCCTAGACACGGATCTAAAGTCATTTCTGGGTTTGCCACCAAGGTTAGGATATGTGGAAGCCAATCTGATCATGGATCTGTTTTTACAggcagttctacccaggttaggTCATGTTGTGTGGGGTTCACCAGTGGTTTCTTTGAGCAGCGGTGTCCTCATCTATGATTCGTGGGAGCCGGCCACTTGCCCCACCTTCTAGGTAGCCTGGCTTCACAGCAGGCGTCTCGGACAGTTTCCGTTTACTTTTGTTTAGGTCTGGATGtatggatggagagaagagagagagagagagagagatgttctatACATAAGGTGTCCTCATTAAAGTGGATTGGTTTTATATGGTGTTTACTGATCACTCACCTGAGATGGCCAGTAGCATCTTCCTTCTCGCTCCAAACGTGGACACTCCCACCTCCTTCAGATCCTCGTCAGACAGAGTCAGGAAAGTCTGGAAATCAATCTGCAGAAATAGGGGCATGAAAACACAGTTTCTCAGACAGTACATAGATGACTGGATGCTCATTAAGTCCTCCTCTGTGCCACTGAAAACATCTTAGTCGGTCCTGCCTATGTAGGCTACTTCAACAGATAGAGGAATGACCTGTTTCTCTGTGAATGTGTTACTCCTATGCCCCAGGGGGCGCTAGTTGTCTAACTGTACCTCTTGCTGTTGGAACACGTCGATGTACTTCCCCATACCGAGCTGGCTCAGGAGCTCTGGGAGATCGTCCGTAGGCTGGGGGGAGGAGCTAAGCTGGCTAGCAGTCAACGCGCTCACAGAGGACATGCACTCAAAGTAGTTACTGCAGCTCAGGAAGCTCTCCGctaggggtcagaggtcaaaggTGAAGAGGTCAGGGAGGAATGTGGAGAGTAGGGGAGTGACAGAAGGAAGAGTTACGACAGAAAGCATAACAAAGTCTCACATCTTTCTATAGCTCTCAGATGGAAGACATTTAAAGCACATCTTTGATACTGACTACATTGAAGATCAGCCAGACATTGGAATTGCATTTCTTTCAAAGTTCTCTTTGTAGACACACCCTCTCTGTTAGAGACATACAAAGAAACGTACAGGTTTTATCGTTTTGGGGTCTGTTCGTTGAAGACGCAAATGCCGGGAATGACGAcgtggaggagaaggaagaggagaagttagagggggaggaagaggaggaggaagatggagaagGGAAAATGGGGGAGGATGATCCACGTCTGTCACGCCAGTTCTCTGAATTACTGCCATTGGACACTTTCTCCTTCGCATTCTGCGGCCCCCATGTctacatggagagacagagagagagagagagacagagagagagagacagagagagagagaaaaaggcagAAAATagtgggagaggatgggggagagatggggtttAATTGCATATATTCCGCTTGTTTATACTCCCTTCGCTTTGTTCCTCACTTTtcctccaaccccctctctctctcactcactctctccttctctttccctccctgagGATGAGTGGATGAGACAGGGTGGTAATTGGTGCTCACAGTTTCTCTCCGGCTCTTGGCATTTCTCAGTGCAGGAAAACCAATCGAGCCAAGTAACACTGAGAATAATCATATTCCTAAACAAACTCTCGCCCAGCTCAATGCCTCTCCAAGCtcgcaaaaaaataaaaataatcaggCGGAACACAGATACGCACTCCTAAATCCCCTAGTGCAGAACAACACAGAAGTCATCAGACAGTTCCCACTCGTATCTGTTAACCCAAATTAGCGTGGTGTTCAGTGGCTGTCCACAGAGCATTTAGCGAGGCCAGCTGCTTGACGGCTGATAAACCAAGAGGACAGGTCACCAATACAGCCCATTGAAAATGGATCGTTGGTTGTTGTCAAAGCAGGTAAGATGATAACCATAGTACAGGTGATGCTGGTTTAATGCTGGTTTAAACCCTTTGGCCAATTTCTGCCCAGGTAAGCTAATAGTAGCTAGTAAGGTGAGCTGTTGCTATCCAGGGTTTGTCAGGTAGGGTTTATAGGGATTCTAAGTACAGGTAAGATATTAGCAGTTGTACCTGTTGTTGTTGGCCAGTGTTTGCCAGGTAAGGTTTGTAGCTGCGTCGGCTGACGTTGCGTAGCTCCTTAACAGCCTCGGCAGGCATGGACTTAGAGAAGCCCAGACCACTCCAGGTATCAGTGGGGGTCCGAACCTCTGTCACCACCGGATTCCTCTGCATGGCTGGGAGAGTGGAGAtaaaatacaacacacacacacacacacacacacgtaggctGCGTTAACACAGGACAtcccattcagattttttttatgtgCCAAATGATTGGCTCAAGATCTGATCTGATTGTTCAAATGACCAGTTATtggcaaaatatcagaattagactgcctgtgtaaacgcagccatagaCAGATCCGATACACAGacaaaaacataaacacacacataactTACTCTAAGAAACATAAACATCAAGTTATAAATATAAATCACTCACAAGCAGACACAGTGGTTTAATTGGTAAGCCGTGGTTGTCAGGTGTTgaataatgcagacagagaacagTGTTTAATTGTAATTCATTTAAGTGTTTAATTGCACTGATACATAATACTTAATGAAGAATCTCATAGGCATCGACGCTAAACACATTGAAATTAGTGTGAGAGTGTGTATTACAGGATCCATGTAGGAGTGTGTGATGTGTAAAAaaaacggtgtgtgtgtgcgcacgcacgtgtgtgtgtgtgtctagctctCATAGATAGACACACGAGTATCATAATGACCATGAGGCAGATGGCTCATTCAAACTGCTAATTCATAATCCCATAAAGCAACACTGAGGGAATTTAGAACCATTTGGCTAAAGATCCTCAAAATATCCCTCATTCTGAATgatggtaaagagagagagagtgtgcgtgtgtgtgtgtgtgtgtgtgtgtgtgtgtgtgtgtgtgtgtgtgtgtgtgtgtgtgtgtgcgtgtgtgtgcatgtggttgTGTGGCTGAGACAGTGTATCAGACACCAGAGTGTGTACATTCAGTAGGAGTAGCAATGATCCTCTATCTAACTTTGGCACAGCGCAGCCCATAAGTGCATCCCCTCCATCACCTCTCTGGCAATGTGCAGCACGTAaataggtcctctctctctctctctctctctctctctctctctctctctctctctctctctctctctctctctctctctctctctctctcaaggctCTGGCTCATTAATGGGTTCCCTCCGTCACTGATCTGAATAACAAACACGAGCTACCTCATCTCTCAATAACAAACAGTGGCAAGTGACCCATCCCAGTGATATGTGATGAAAGCTCATTTGTCTGGGTGCAGCTGCTAAATGAGCCTCTTGGTAGGACTCCTCTGCAGGTCCAAAAATACCTTTCTGTGTGACTGAACCCTGGACAAACCAAAATGATGTTTTTAATGAGCTGGGCTTCTGATCAAAAAACAAGGCAGAAGCTTTTTAAAAAGGTCTAACCTCTAGTTGCCAGCAGTTTCTTCATCTCATAGTCATAATCCTGCAGAAACAGGAGAAGGCCAGTAAAATCAAGGAGAAAAAATGCAGTTATGTTGTTCTGTAAATGATGTGTCCTGGGGGGGGTTTactgagagaacagaacagaagatgaCTTGACCTAGCGCGTCCTGCCATTACCGCGGAGATAAACATGTTATCCCCACGGTAACCTTTGGTTCAGGGGCACCAAGTGGACAAATAAGGGCAAAAACAACAACTACCACATACACACAATCTTCAAATTAGATTTTGTAAGACTCAAAGAAAGAGGTCAAATCAATTGATGAGACAGTCTACAAGACACACCGTGTGACATAATATGCTCCTCCATATTTCTCATTcaggtttttttttaaagttctaGCTGCTACAAACCTGTTAATAAATCATTTGAAATCAGAGGGAGTCTCACCTCGTTCCTTGACACGTCAGTGAGAGTGTCATGATTCGGAGTCAAATCCCTCATCAGGCTGTTCCGTCTAgtgtcactcctctctcccccaagTTCTCGCAGGCTGTTCCGTCTACTttcacccctccccccctccatctctctcaggcTGTTGTGTCTCTCACTccgtcctccctccttctctccgtcCAGCAGTCTGCAACAGAGCAGCGGCAGTGAGACCAAGGTCAGGCCTGAGCCCCAGAGTGTGAAAGCTGTTTTGTAGGACTCACTTAGCCAAGTAGCTCTCTCAACTAATCCAAGGGCAGTAAAGGGCATTGAGACATGATACTGGTGAGAGGGAATGAATAAATGCAATGCCTGTACCTTTCTGACATTGTTATTTAGAATGAGTGTTGCTAAACTGCAAAAAAATAACCCTGCGGTCCCAAATTCTCTTGTTATTTTCCAGAGGCAATATAAAAAAACAGCAGAACAAAAGGCTAAACATCTACTAAATTAAGATAAATATGCAAATGTTTTGTTTTACAGTTTGTCATTCCATTCTGAAAAAAACAGGGGCTCCTATCTAAGATTCAAATCCACAGATATTTGGGCCTATCCAACCAAAATCCTAACCTCACCTAGGAACAACAACAGTCTAGGAACAACTTAATGTCACAGTACGCTCCATAGTGTGAATGTGTTTACCTCATGACCTGGCCTGTTGAGTGGCGTCTCCCCTGGTTGAGGAACCTGCACACTTCAGGACCCTGGAGGCTGCTCCTCCGACTCATCATCCTGACCTGGCTCATGACATCACTCAGCTCTGATGTCATCGAACCAGGGCTCTCGTCCTCGTCAGACAGGCCGGACGGATCCTCGTTTTCTGGGATCTGGGGAAACAGAGGTGATCTCATTGGTCGAACCTGATCCTACTGATCCAATAGCACCACCCGTAGGACAATTGCAGAATCAAATCTCCTGCAGGGAAACGCCTTACTACTGTATCAATCACAGGggattggtggcaccttaattggcgaggacaggctcatagtaatggctggaacgcaaTAAATGGAATGGAATTGAACTCATCAAACAAAcagtttctatgtgtttgataccattccattcatatacttttatttacaaagccattttgggtttaccacctttttatttgggcatttttattgttctgATATGTGGTGGGACTCTCTTTGTTCGCTGGACtgtatcctgctaactgttccaaatgtccgaactgaatttggtaaaagggcttttatgtgctctgcgccatcgtcttggatcGCCTCTCAAAATACTTTTacactggaagaacttgtcccgattggtatttttaaatcactgatgaatgatcttgagactgattccctgacctgtcaatgtatTTAATTTACTGTTTCatgattttgttatactcctgtgaattctatggtttttactagattacttgtagtttttcatgtttgtctgtcatttttgcaatgacttggtgctgcctatcttggccaggacactcttgaaaaagagattttaaatctcaatgagcccttcctggttaaataatggttaaataaataaatataaataaaaattcACTCTGTTCCAGTGATTATTATGAGcagtcctcccctcaacagcctcctgtgGTATCAATCCATGATATCGCTCACTCTCTCAAATTCTCACAGTACTTCACTGAGTCGAGTACGAGAGGGGTAAATGTGATTGTTTTTTTGTAGTGTTGTGTGTTAGTTATATGGATTAATACTGGGATCTGATGGTGACCCGATTTCTCCACACCTTCTCCAGTTGCCTGCTCTCTTTCCCCTTCAGTCCCATCCTCACTTCCTCAGAGGGCGGAGTCAGGCCTGGTGGAGGTGACGGGTGGGGTTTAGATTGGGAAAAAGAGCCAACCACAGCCTCAGTGGTGGGCACTGAGCCTGAGACAAATCGAAATCAGTTTAGAGATTAGAATAGGACAGGTGAAAACAGTGATACATAAACGAaaagacaccacacacacacacacacacacacacacacaccatggtcaGAGAGGCGGAGTTGCTGCAGCAGCATGTTGAGCCAGTAGTTGGTCAGCCCGTTGCCAGCCAACCTAGGGTCAGAGTTCATCTTGGCTGTCATGGCGACCTCGCTGGACTCCAGCCCTAGCAGCAGCCCCCGAGCCTCGTACAGACTGGAGATGTTTCTCTCCAGACCCTTTACCACCACCGACTGGGAAATGTAGTCCAACACACAAAAcaatgggagaatctcaattgcatactcctcatgtcctctgttctctctccccacctcctcctcaaaacccattggaggcgatggtcagaggggagggacctctTTCTCATCCAATGGATTTTGAGGAGGCGTGGAGAGAGGAcgcgaggagtatgcaattgagattctccccatGTCATACAAACCAGGAAGTATAGtccaacacagtacagtacttcAGCAGACACTAAAGTACCAAACATTTAGCAATAAGATGACTATAACACTTGCTATAGCACTATTGTACCTTGGCGGTCTGTTTGACTTTGGGTTTGACGCTGATGAAGACACCCAGACTCTGCATCATCTGAGCCAGTTTCCGAGGGTCTGCCTCCCCATCCTCACGCATGTCAAACatcagacacacaggcagacagtccTGTAGAATGACAACAGGGGTTTTTCTTACGGGTCCTCTCTTAGAAAACTCTCCACACTGAACAAGGTTCCACTTTT is from Oncorhynchus masou masou isolate Uvic2021 chromosome 32, UVic_Omas_1.1, whole genome shotgun sequence and encodes:
- the bicc2 gene encoding bicaudal C homolog 2, giving the protein MATTTEERSPLPTQIEPHRPGPEPILSQLEQYQPHLEPRLECSLELSPGPILNQDQTLSQIHFPSPSPSHRDREEEEDEDEEEGGNSGPGPEPVVGEHSDPEWVEERFRIDRKKLEAMLYAPRHGEGLTGEEFFERVMVETNTQVKWPSKLKIGAKSKKDPHVKVDGKRANVLEAKKKILELLETKVNKVTLKMDVAHTEHSHVIGKGGGNIKKVMEMTSCHIHFPDSNRHNATGEKSNQVSIAGPVQGVEAARKRIRDLQPLVLTFDLPVTLVSQALPDAASPVIQQVAQALGVSVSFRAQPRLYSSCCVVRALQGNSVAIKKAVCVLMELLLGSELGAGGQGGVMGVVSTQLDVTSQQHLFLLGQNGAHFLGVMHQTQTQIVLPDLSAPQNPPSLLIQGSPDGVCLARQQLMDCLPVCLMFDMREDGEADPRKLAQMMQSLGVFISVKPKVKQTAKSVVVKGLERNISSLYEARGLLLGLESSEVAMTAKMNSDPRLAGNGLTNYWLNMLLQQLRLSDHGSVPTTEAVVGSFSQSKPHPSPPPGLTPPSEEVRMGLKGKESRQLEKIPENEDPSGLSDEDESPGSMTSELSDVMSQVRMMSRRSSLQGPEVCRFLNQGRRHSTGQVMRLLDGEKEGGRSERHNSLREMEGGRGESRRNSLRELGGERSDTRRNSLMRDLTPNHDTLTDVSRNEDYDYEMKKLLATRAMQRNPVVTEVRTPTDTWSGLGFSKSMPAEAVKELRNVSRRSYKPYLANTGQQQQTWGPQNAKEKVSNGSNSENWRDRRGSSSPIFPSPSSSSSSSPSNFSSSFSSTSSFPAFASSTNRPQNDKTSESFLSCSNYFECMSSVSALTASQLSSSPQPTDDLPELLSQLGMGKYIDVFQQQEIDFQTFLTLSDEDLKEVGVSTFGARRKMLLAISDLNKSKRKLSETPAVKPGYLEGGASGRLPRIIDEDTAAQRNHW